The nucleotide window ctctctcccctctccagagctGATGGGGGGAGGGGTTACCCATATCACTGGGGCTGCCCACCACCCATAAAATCATGGAATGGCTGCAAAAGTGCGCTAAAATTGGGCATGGCCATAAAGTCAGTGAAAAATACTTGGGTGCCCCAAACTGCCAGCCACAGGGggagtcccaggtctgtggttgCCGCCACTGTCCCTGCCTTCAGCACCCCATTTGATGCTATGAGGCCCGGGGGCGGAGATCGTCCCGAGCTTGTCTGGCTGCTCCTGTGGGGGTGGGTGCCTCCTTCGCTACCCCCCTCCCAGAGCAGCTACTCCTTGACACCACTATTGTGAACCCAAGTCAGTTACAAAGTTAGCAAGGCTGCACGAATCACTCTCAGCAGCTGGCAAGGTTGTGGATTCTGGCCAGAATGAGCTCATGGGATGGGTCGGGGCTACGGTCCAGAGCTTGGGGTCCAGAGCTTGGTGGCATCCCCTGGAAAGAATCTGGCACCAAACTTCACAGTGGAATCCGCAAACACTGACTgtgggctggaggtggggcagggatggcGGGGGCAGGGTTAGGGGGACCAGGGAGTCTAGCAAACTCCAAACTCCTCCCAAACGAGAAAATCAACGAAGGTGTTTTTCCAGACAAGAATTTTCTACATCAAGGTGCATGCGTGTGTTTTCACAAAAAGAGCCCTGCCCCTTCTatccctgggactgtgtccatctagGCCCAGATAGATACAGCTCTGGGCCTGAGGCTGTGACCATCACTGCCAAATTCCTTCACCCAACACAGCTGTAATGATGCCGCAGCGCCCTGTCAAAGCCCCCTACAATGGGGCTGGGGTGatgaatgcttagaacggtgcttggcacatagtatgcgcttaaaaaatgccatcattattattgcaacccAGCAGGGCCAGGGCTTGGGGGACAAGACAGATGCTGGGTCTCGAGTGGTGAGGGAAGGGCCAGGGTCAGGGCTGCCAGAGAGATAGATGGGAAAGCAGGGCTCAGCCGatggagagagagctggaagcctgagaaggagggcaagggagggaaagagggagggaagcaggatggATGAGCCCTCCGTCCTACTAGAAGTGCAGAGAATTTCTTCCCTTGAAAAATGGCAAAGATTAATGGGCTGATCCTCAGCCACCAACTCCTCAGCAAACTTCTCCTCCCCCGAATTCTGCcagttgagaacccaggtcacagTCTGTCGCAGGGGCCTCGTCGCAGGGGGCTTTCTCTCCTATTGTAGTGGGGCAGTGGGTGCAGTGGAAGGTGCGTGGGGAGGGAGACCCTTCCCCCTGGGTCTTGAGGCTGGGGGCCATGACCATAATGAGTCCAGGAGGGGTCTTCCTGGGACCTCCCAGGTTCTCTTCCCAGAATGTCCCAGCCCACCCTGAAGCAAGACCCTACAGAGTGGCCTTAGTCTGGTCTGAGCCCTTAAAGAGGATCTGGCTTCCGCTGTCAGCATGAAAAGGGGAAACTCTGATCCCTACACTGTCAATTCCATCTCCGTTTCTCCCAGGCCACTCggccaccttcttctcctcccctgggGCCCTTCTGGGGCTCTTCTCCCAAGACCGTTGTCCCCTTCCAGAAGAAAGCCCTGCCCAGGCCCAAGGAGCCAGTCCCGCACTGCCAGGTGGGGCATGAGCCCAGGTGAGCTTGGTCAGGTAGATAAGGGCAGCAAGGGAGGGCAGACGGCTACTGACTGACCACTAATCTCTGGCTTCTTTCGATTGGGGGCCTTGGGCTGCAGGGCCAGAGTTCAAAGCTTTATGGTTTTTCAGTCAGAGGCAGCAGAGTAAGAATGAGTGCCCTGGGACCATGGGCATAGGCTGAACCTGCTAAGCCCAGGTTTGTTCTGCAGCTGGCACCCCCAGTCCTCCTGTTCCAGGAGCCACAGCAGCTGGTCACCTCTGACctgctgtgtgtgtgcgtgtgtgagttAGTGTACATGCACGTGCATGTGAGTGCACACACTTGTGTGTCTGATGGGACAGAGGGGCATGAAACCCCTGCAGCTGCAATGACTGTGGGCCCCTTCGGGCCCCCTGGACACCCAGACTTGTGTCTTGGAGGAAGCATCCGGTGGGTGAAGCGGAACCTTAGCCAGTAATCAATACAAGAAAGGAAGCTGATTGTTCAAAAAACAATAAGAGATCAGACTACTGACTCTCAAGCTCTCTTGTAATCTGCAGTCAGTTAAATACGCAGGACAGATAGGCCGCTACAGTTAATAATCTTGCTCTCACCGTGTCCCCGAGAAACCATTCCCTGGGGCTGATGGAGTAGGGAAACGGCTTCTCTGAGGCCAATAAGTCAGAGTCCTGGGATGAGCCAGAACCCAGAGGTGAGCTAGAGCAGCATTTCCGAAACCAGAGTGGGGCAATGAGTGGAGCAGCAAGGGCTGCCAGTCCGGGGTCAGCAGGACAGGGATGGAAGGcaaggaggcaggacatggatttCATTCTGTAGGTTCTCATTCTCATTAGGAAGGCATGGAGCCGGTGTTGCGAGCTGTTGGGAGAATGTCTGGGAAGCTTCTCTCCATTCCCAACTCCTCTTCCCGgtggcctctccttcctcctctcacctcCAAGTTGCAAGGGGCTGCCCGATGAACTCCAGGTTAAGGCTCAGAAACACCACTTTTGCCCCTTGAGCCCCAAGGCCACGTGGAGACATGCATGGGCTGGGGGATCCAACAGTCTGCCCACTGGCCGATCCATTGATCCGCCAGGGATGCCCTGCGTGACCCATGGGAGATCTACTCTGGGGATCCACTGAGTAATCATCCCACATCTTTGTCAGGCATGGCTCACCTTCTCCCGTCTGGTGCATGTGcagcttccctttcctcctcccttggaCCTCTCCCGCCCACCCTTCTCACTGTCCCGATTCTTCCTTTTGTGCCCAACCTGCtgtctgggggaggaagggagagagaaggacttCTTAGTGGTTTCTCCCTTGGCCTTGGTAGGTTTTCTGTCTGAACCTGTCCCCCAAGATTGTGAACCAAGAAGATTTGGGTGCTTTAAGGGAACGAGGCCAATGCCATCAGGTGGCCGAATTTGCACTGAGCCCGGCAACCGCGGTATTAAGTTTATTTACCATCCTCCTCCCCGGTGTTGTCTGGTCCTGAGGTCCATGTAACTACTGCCCAATGGGACTCCTATccttgtgggaatgggagggaactgggaaggggagagtgagggagagagacagggaagcagaaggtggcccgggaagaggaggagaaggaaaacggaggaggaaaagaagcaaGAGACAACATAAGAGGCAAACCAGATTGCAATGTTTTgaccacctcctcttcccttatttatggtatttactaagcactcagagagTGTCCAGCACCGAGCCAATCAGAAGCTCAGTCCAAGAGTCTCTGGTCAGACATGGAAAGCTGGAAGCTCCTCAATGCCCAGGGACCATTTTGCGCAAGTTCTAGCTGGTGGCCCCCGAGAGACAAAGGTGTCCCCTCACCCTGATGTAGGCTTTGCCCACTCCCCcatggggtggggctgggcccgGGGCTCAGTGCTctttgacctccccacctccactgctACTGGGCAAGAATGTGATCCTACTTCCCACTCTCCCAGTGtctctcccggccctgggccactCTTGCTACGTCAgtggtttctcctcctccacccaccccacacTTAGGTCTCCAGCAGAAGGAGAAGGTCTGAGAGCTGGCCAACAGCCAGGCCAGCAGAAATGACCACAGAGGACCATCCAGTTAGGCTGAAAGCCTTGCCGTCTGCCATCTAGGACCCCCaccctgactctcgggccccgGCCCTCTCGGCCAGGCCGAACCCAGCCACCAACTCAGGGTACCACTGGCTTGTTCATTGGCACCCACATCCCCGCAATTTGGGCAAGATACCACTGGAAGGAGAGGCAAGTAGTGGGGAACACCCACGGGCTGGCAACCCGCTGGGCTGGAAAAAGCTCTCCCAAGCTGAGAGGGTACAGAGGGGATAGACCAGAGCTCTGCAGAGCctgcaggggaagagaaagggagaggctgAGACTTTCTCCAGGAGGTAGGTACCCAGAGGAAGGCAAGGAAGGCAAGGAAGCCAGGACTGGCCGACTACTTTGGCGCTGGTTTGGTGGGGATGATGAAGGAAGCCCCGGAACCAGGTACCAGCCTCGTGGAGAGTGGCCACTGCGGCTGTAACCATTCCTGCCCGGATGGATGCTACCAAAGGccctggtggtggggggagagagagcagtgatgAACAGCAGGCACCTACCGAGCTCTGAGCCTGGTGGTGCTGAGTCCTTGGTGGCAACCACCAGAAACCAGGCAGCCACTTCTTCCCCTCCAGCTGCTGCCTCTCTAGCCTAGCCTCACTCCTCTTTAACCTGCCATCGTGTGTTTTCTCTGTCcaccccccgtcctcccccgcaGGCTACGGACACGCGGCCCCCGGCACGGATGCGGGCAAGGCATTCTGCATGTTTTATGCCGTGCTGGGCATCCCGCTCACGCTGGTCATGTTCCAGAGCCTGGGTGAACGCATGAACACCTTCGTCAAGCACCTGCTGAAGCGCGTGAAGAAGTGCTGCGGGATGCGGAGCACGGACGTGTCCATGGAGAACATGGTCACAGTGGGCTTCTTCTCCTGCATGGGCACCCTCTGCGTCGGGGCGGCCGCCTTTTCCCAGTACGAGGACTGGAGCTTCTTCCACGCCTACTACTACTGCTTCATCACATTGACTACCATTGGTTTTGGGGACTACGTGGCCCTGCAGACCAAGGGAGCCCTGCAGAAGAAGCCGCTCTACGTGGCCTTCAGCTTCATGTACATCCTAGTGGGCCTGACGGTCATCGGGGCCTTCCTCAACTTGGTGGTGCTCAGGTTCTTGACCATGAACAGCGAGGATGAGCGGCGGGACGCAGAGGAGCGGGCGTCGCTGGCCGGGAACCGTGGCGGCGGGGCGGCAGGGGCAGCGGCGACCGTGGCCGGGGTGGGCCGAGACCCCAGGCGGGGCCGGCCGCCGCGCTTCCGGGCGGAGGTCGCAGACCTGCAGTCCGTCTGCTCCTGCCTGTGCTACCGCTCCCGCGAGTACACCAGCAGGGTGGTCTCCCACCAGAACTCGTTCAGCTCCAAGCTGAACCCCCAGTACTTTCACTCCATCTCATACAAGATTGAGGAGATCTCGCCAAGCACACTGAAGAacagcctcttcccctccccagtcaGCTCCGTCTCTCCGGGGCCCTTCAGCTTCCCGGAGAGCCACGGGCTGATGAGGCGGCGGCGATCCATCTGACGGGGGGCCCGcgcctctgcctcggtttccctccGGGTCTTTGCTTTGGGGCCTTCCCCCGCCGGAGAGCGAGGGGACGGCGGGGACGGAACGCTGCCAGCCTCCCGGGGTGACTCAGAACtgagcatgaagcatggattgttACTTTTCCAGCAAAGTATGCCTTACATTATGACCCCCACCGTCCACCGTTTGGTGGTGCTGAGGGGCCAGAGTGGGTGGGGAGCCACAGGGCGCAAATCCAAAGCTGCAGTGTTGTGGGCCGTCCCCGATGGGGTGAGGGTCcagagggagctgaggggagggggaaggtggggcCCGAATCCAAAGCTGCAGTGGTATGACCCCCCGTGGTGGGTCCAGAGGCGACGGGCAGCGGTCCGGCCCGAGTCCAAAGCTGCCCACGAGTGGGAGGAccgtccccttccccccggcccgggcccgtcAGGCCTGACTCGCTCTCCGCAGAGCAGGGTGGGCCGCTGTGCCGGGGCTGTTCCAGTCTGCCGCTGAGGCCGTGACACATTTAAAAGCATCAggtattccatttttttttcttctccagcGATTGTGTTACACAGCAAGCTTTCGACTTGTAGACTGCTtccaagagaaaagaaaaaaaaagccaaaaacccTTTGATTCATCATTTTGCCAAAACAAGCATGTAAGCAGTCTGTATGCCAGGTCTAACCTTTTTTAAAACTGCGAGGTTCTAGATTGTATTCAACAGTTTTTTTaaaacggggaggggaggggggcaggaagagatgGCTCATTTTAGCTTGCCAgttcaaaatttaaaaaaaaagcatgcaCTTTGTACAACTGGTATGCATTATTAACACAAGGAAAACTAGCAACGGAATACATAATCAAAAGCAAGtgatattattcatttattaaactACTTCTCCACCTGTTCCAACAATTTACTGGGCAGCTGGAATTTTTAAAGGAAACTGGAAAATTGTTGGAACGGCAGAGAGTCTATTGGATTATTTTGTCCTCATTGATGCACTTATCATTTTTGTGCGGCATCCGCCTGCATGAACATGAGTTCTATTTTTGGAATGCTTGGGTAAGGATGGGTCAGAGGTCGATGTATATTTTTTTCTAATAAAAAGTGGCAGGGCAATCcttgttttaaaaaaagagattGTCTCTGAATGCTTTTGATTTGTAAATGAAGGGAACACCCGAACCTCCCCACTCCTGGGGGCTCAGGAAGAGAGAGGGCCATTACCTTGTGCTTTGGCCTGCTGGGAAGGCAAGACGTTGCTTGTGGGGTTGGAGGGTTTAGAGCTCAGCTGTGCTAGAGCTAGCAGTCATTCTGCGGGTCAGTAAATGGGGCTGGAGGGGCTGGGGCTCCAGGCAAGAAATTAGCCAGAAGACCCCCAACTCCACAATGCAGTCTAGATGGGCTCTGGGTTAGTGTCCCAGGCCCGCCCCCACCCTGTACTGGGGAACACTCAAAGCCCCttcacccctccacccctcccgtgTCATCCCCTGGATCCAGGAAGAAGTCCTTCTGTTGTCTGCATGGCCCAGGCCCGGGGTAGGAGAAGATCTCTGGTATGGGGAGCCCTAGAGATGTGCTTGCCCTTGACATTGCTAGTCCCCTCCCATGGCTCCAGCCCATGTCCCCAGGTCCAGGACATGGGCCATGTCCAGGCCACTGGGCCCCGGCCCCCAGTCCATGCCCCAGCCCACACCACCAGGAAATGCCACCTGCCTCACTCGGTGAATGGTGGGCGGGCTCAGCTTCATTTTGTTGGGATCACCAGCCCCTTCTTCCCTTGGGAAAACAATCACTCTATAAGAAACCTTCTAGAGACCTTGCTGAATGACtgcagtatttgtcaagcatttatgtgccaagcactttaataacttctgggggtagatacatgatcatcagcTCACTGAGTCCAGACTCCACTTAGCAGCCTTGGGCTGCGAATTTTCCAAATTCTTCTATCCCTGGAGGATCCATTCCGGGGTGGTCCAGAGAAAGATCTGGGTTTCCAGGAGTCTCTGGGGCTCTCAAAACCCTTTAAGCCCCCTAGGTCCAGCAGCCTCCAGAGCTTTAAGAGAGTCTGattctggagagaagcaggggttgGGTTGGGAAGCAGAGCAGCCCTCCCTCTGACCACCCACTGACCTCCTGTGGTGGCCCTCAGCCCTTTGAGTCTGGCTGCAGGAGGATGGTTGACTTCTGTATGTGTGCAAGCTTTCtttggaagcaggattagaactcatagctCCCTTTCACCGGCCCACCTGGTCCACTTCCGACTTTCAGAGTGGCTTGGACATGGGTGATTTGATGGTTGGATAGATGGATGGCCAggtccccacccacccatccacccaccccaccaccccttaAGATCTCACCATTTCTGGTGGCTTCAGAGCTTACAATGAAAAACCTGTGGTTCCAAGTGTCCTTTTTTGTGTAGGGGCTGGAGCAGGCTGTGATCTCAGAGTCCTGCTGCTCCACCTGTGGAATCTCTTGGGGCCAGAGCCCCTTCTAACAGAACGATTGCTTTTGGGTGTCTGAGTTGCAGCTGCAGAAGCCaaacattccccccccccccacccgccccgacCCCCGCCACCACCATCTGCCAGAGCAGAAGGGGTCATCCTAGAGTCATGGGAAGGTCACCGCTCTGTCCTTAAGTTTCCACTGTGAAGCCAAAGCAGCAACCGCTTGCACTACTTACTTGCAGAGAGTAGTGTTCCCATGGTGTCAGCATCCCCATGGTTCCCCCACTGCAGAGAAGCCCCCAGCGAGCGTGGGCAAGGCTgacttcagatcaatcaatcaatcaatcgtatttattgagcgcttactgtgtgcagagcactgtactaagcgcttgggaagtacaagttggcaacatatagagacagtccctacccaacagtgggctcacagtctagaagggggagacagagaacaaaactaaatatactaacaaaataaaataaattgaatagatattcAGAGGTAGAGAGAATTACCCAACCACTGTCCTCCTGGCCGGGCAAGGCCCCTGC belongs to Tachyglossus aculeatus isolate mTacAcu1 chromosome 18, mTacAcu1.pri, whole genome shotgun sequence and includes:
- the KCNK9 gene encoding potassium channel subfamily K member 9, with protein sequence MKRQNVRTLSLIACTFTYLLVGAAVFDALESDHELRQEERLRAEEARIQGKYNISRDDYRQLELVILQAEPHRAGVQWKFAGSFYFAITVITTIGYGHAAPGTDAGKAFCMFYAVLGIPLTLVMFQSLGERMNTFVKHLLKRVKKCCGMRSTDVSMENMVTVGFFSCMGTLCVGAAAFSQYEDWSFFHAYYYCFITLTTIGFGDYVALQTKGALQKKPLYVAFSFMYILVGLTVIGAFLNLVVLRFLTMNSEDERRDAEERASLAGNRGGGAAGAAATVAGVGRDPRRGRPPRFRAEVADLQSVCSCLCYRSREYTSRVVSHQNSFSSKLNPQYFHSISYKIEEISPSTLKNSLFPSPVSSVSPGPFSFPESHGLMRRRRSI